In the Campylobacter showae genome, one interval contains:
- the modB gene encoding molybdate ABC transporter permease subunit, with protein MNIDFTPFYLSLKLAFISTAILFFLMLPVAFWLSRASFKFKPVLEAVISLPLVLPPSVLGFYLLVFLSPYNFLGKFFEETFDIRLVFNFSGLIIASCIYSLPFMFQPLQAGFASLPKSLFEASYSLGKGKWETLFRVALPNIKPSLLTALIVSFAHTLGEFGVVLMIGGSVGDKTKVASIAIYEAVELMDYTKAHVYSAIMLFISFAVLFLVYFFNNSHAKRTQ; from the coding sequence ATGAATATCGATTTTACGCCCTTTTACCTCTCGCTAAAGCTTGCTTTTATTTCGACTGCGATCCTGTTTTTTCTCATGCTGCCGGTTGCGTTTTGGCTTAGCCGAGCGAGTTTTAAATTTAAACCCGTGCTCGAGGCCGTGATCTCGCTGCCTCTCGTGCTACCTCCTTCGGTGCTTGGATTTTACCTGCTTGTTTTTCTCTCACCTTACAACTTTTTGGGCAAATTTTTCGAGGAAACCTTTGATATCCGCTTGGTTTTTAACTTTTCAGGCCTCATCATCGCTAGCTGTATTTACTCGCTGCCTTTTATGTTTCAGCCGCTTCAGGCGGGATTTGCTAGCCTACCGAAGAGCCTTTTTGAGGCGAGCTACTCGCTGGGCAAAGGCAAATGGGAGACGCTTTTTAGAGTCGCTCTGCCAAACATCAAACCATCGCTTCTAACCGCGCTCATAGTGAGTTTTGCGCATACCTTGGGCGAGTTTGGCGTCGTGCTGATGATAGGCGGCAGCGTGGGGGACAAAACTAAGGTCGCTAGCATCGCTATCTACGAGGCCGTCGAGCTCATGGATTATACAAAGGCGCACGTTTATTCGGCGATTATGCTGTTTATAAGCTTTGCGGTGCTATTTTTAGTCTATTTTTTCAACAATTCACACGCAAAGAGGACGCAATGA
- a CDS encoding redoxin family protein → MKDINANPVKFSELTDGKNCIVFTYPKMGESGKFLPENLKDLKGLTGCTLQCKAYQENLAKLESAGFTLIAIGSQSVEKMNEFKQSVGANFIFLSDENFELESPLNLQTFTTNDGKKFYRRQTLIIKNGEVVKRFNDVAEPANDAANVLATIERL, encoded by the coding sequence ATGAAAGACATAAACGCAAATCCGGTCAAATTTAGCGAGCTAACGGACGGCAAAAACTGCATCGTTTTTACCTATCCCAAAATGGGCGAGAGCGGGAAGTTTTTACCGGAAAATTTAAAGGATTTAAAGGGATTAACCGGCTGCACGCTTCAGTGCAAAGCCTACCAAGAAAACCTTGCAAAGCTAGAATCCGCAGGCTTTACGCTAATAGCCATCGGCTCCCAAAGCGTAGAAAAGATGAATGAGTTTAAACAAAGCGTAGGTGCGAATTTTATCTTTTTAAGCGACGAAAACTTCGAACTAGAATCACCGCTAAATTTGCAAACTTTTACCACGAACGACGGCAAGAAATTTTACCGCCGCCAAACGCTGATCATCAAAAACGGCGAAGTCGTAAAAAGATTTAACGACGTAGCCGAGCCCGCAAACGACGCGGCAAACGTGCTAGCGACGATAGAGCGGCTTTAA